ATGTGTCTGACACGGGTGTATagcattttcttttttctttgtttttctatcTAATTGGATGATCCTTAGAGGATATAGGTGTTGGACATGAGTCTATCAAAGAATTATGGAACATTGGAGCAACATGGACTAGTGCTAATCGGGTTTTCTTTATTGATGTTTGCAGAAACAAGAAGAACTACGCAAATCTAGATGAATTTGATGCTACTTGCATGGCCATGGAAGGTGTTGAACTGGTTAACGGTTTAGAGAACAAGATAGCTTGCAACTCATACAAGGTATCATGCTGTTATAACATTGGGTTTAATCTTTTGTCTTCCCTTCTTTCATCGGACTACGGAAGCACGGTTCATGCTTTATCACTAAGAAAATGCCTTTGCATGTACCGAGTACCTTGGGTTTTTTTCATTCATGATCTGTGTAATTGTTTGTCAGATATCTTATGTATTGGACACTGAAGATTTCTTCTTTCGTAGAAGAAATTCATCACGGCGCAGATCACACAATAATCAGGCAAGAATACAACGGTTCCTTAGATTTTTATCCACTTCACAATAATTTAGCATTCTCTCTCAGCGGCACGAAAGGTACATACAACATTGTGATCTTTCCATCTTCACAACCCCTTAAAATTACTTGTTTATGACAATTTTCAAGGATAACTTAATTTATCCACTTCATGGCTTTCTGGCAGAACCCATTGGTGCAAACCAAACCCCAAAAGGCTTTCGAAAATGACATGTTTCGTGTATGTTCAAACATGGTCGATGCTCGGACTGAAGAAAGGACGAACTATTAGGAAATGTAGCATATTTGTAAGATGATATGAGCAGGATCTGACCAATTATCCTGTAAATAGGATTTGCAATTTGCATGATAATTtgtaaagaaaaggaaaaaggttaaaaaaagaaaagaaaaaaaagtatcatTGTTCCAAACGTGTTAAATGCTTTTACCCACAGGCTTACTAGCTCCTTCCAATTTGCATATCTAGTTCATAGTGAAGCTACCTGAGTAATTACAATGCATGCAAAGGACATAAGAGGAAATGTTGAGAACCAAATATTATCCTTGTGAGTGATTGTATCAATTAATTGGGTTTAATTCTCAATTCGGAATAAGATTTTGTTTGACATGGCGAAGCAATAAGAAATCCAAAAATAGATACTGATGCTTATATTGCTTTTGTATTACTACTATCGAttcttttgaatattttaataaaattttagttatttttaaatttttataatacaaTGTTGTCAGATATGCATGTaattatatttcatttgttttacatagaattattatcaactttacatcatatattttatttgaaaggTGAGggcgaaatgtttaatatgtatATTCTCAAAAACAATGTTTCATATGTATAGTcgtaatttttattgatttataaaatataaaaataaaataaaattatattttatatatagaaaTTTGTGATATTTGGCCAAAAAGAAACGCTAGTGTTAATTAATGgcaaaaagttaaaagaacaaaaACCTAATTTGACAAGATTCACTAACACTACTTTTCTTTAATATCTTTTTCTCCCTCTTACCCATCACTTATAAATTACAATTTCTTATTTTAATCATTGAGGTTAATGTAAAGATTATGTTGAAATATTttcgatatatatataatattgtaatagttgcaaataaaaatttacttgaattattatttttcatagtGATGAATTAtgtcttttaaatttaaaaattatattatttttattattaacaatGAATTTATTGAATAATCATGATTCATTGTTAAAAATATTACTATCCATTTAGATAGTTGTATTTCTACAAAGAAACATGaaaacttttacaaataaaagCAAACTTTCATTTGTctaacacaaaataaacacatcaAATCTTTCTTTTTGTTCTCCCACTATTTTTTATATTCCTATATTATTCTATAAAGAATtactgtaaatttttttttaataaaaaatcgaTATTCTTACTATATTCCACCAATAAACTATTTTTgacaatacaaaacataaataatattagaCTCCATTGTATCCTTTTAAGTTCTTTTGTCAATAATTCATTTACACACAATAATATAAGTGAAGacaaataaaatcttaaaaaaatgacATTGATACAACACCTTAAAGCCTTTGCTAATTTCTCTTAacttactaaaataataataataaaagtatatcataaaaagtaaatataggatttaaaataaattattataataaattaaagtcaTATCATTTAACACTGCGAGGGAAATAAAAAACTTGATATGTAAATTTGAAACATGGTCATGTGATgtgttgtttaaaaaaaaatttaaattaaattaaatttgatgagTCTTTTAGAGGGTGGGCAAGGCAAGTGGGGAAATTTTTGCTTTAATAATTGAAAGTTTGAATCTATCGCTGTCTTATCTTCGCCCCACAATCCCTTTACATTGCGATTTATGATTCAAAGGTGAAATCATAATCGAAACAGCTGTATGTTTAGCAATCAATCCATTGTGAATGCCTAAAGTTCTTTCTGTTTTAAAATACTGCATTCAACATGTACTCACGCATTCCAATACTCATACTCGAGGGTCGtataaaaacaaaagcaaaatggAGGACACTAAGCAGTGCAATTAGTTAGGAACTTGGAAATCTAGTTCACACCCAAAAAGATAACCCATCTAAAATTCACaatgatttcttttttcttttttctttaatcagTGAGTACTTCGGAAACTTATTGAATGTTCTAAGTTTCTAAAAACGAGAGGAAAAATGGGAAGCTCAAAGAGGAAATTATGAAAGGCACGAAAAGACAGGTTATATGATTACTTGAGAGGGTTGTTGGATCGAGAAATACATCCAACAGTGTCAGAAACAAATGTTGCGTACCATTTTTGAACATGTGTATTTGGTCATCTTGAGTTAGAGAATCAAATAGAGAAGGGCGATTAGGGACTTCAATGAATCTCTTCTTTTCTTGCAACTTCGGCATACCAAGAGTTCCATGCTTCCATGTAATGAGCAAAAAGGTCACTAAGAGCTGCAATAACATTAACACAAAACTCTATCATACAATTATAATGGCAAGGATATGGATTCTAATATGATCACATATGATGTGCAATTGCAGGATCTCTATCCATCTAGTACGGGGTTCCATTCATAAATCCTAAATGAAAGGACGAAACAGTTCCTCTCAGCTGAGGAAAGTCTTGTACAATGTCTTTGAGCTATGCTGCTCCCGACTCTTCAATTTTTCTAATGTAGTCATGTTCCATTATCCATATTCGTCCATGGTATGACTcttcagatatatatatatgtagaaaAACTTAGAGAAAATGCAATATACCCGATATCGACTTAAGAGTTCAAGGAACATACTGAATGTAAGCAATAGAATGATTTTTTTACTATTTCCTTAACTTTTTAGTCCAAGCACCATTAAGTATGATAAAAGATAGCTCACATTGGTGAGGTTACTGAAGTTGGCAGCAAGAAAAGGTGACAGAATCCTTCGGATGCTTAATCAAGCATCCAACTAGTGCCAGAAATTTGTAGTGCCACTTATTAATAATGCATATTCAACGATGTCTatttttaagtaatgaattaaagAAGGTACCTTGATTAAGATACTGAGGTTTATAAATAGAAGCAAGGCTCTCCCAGTCCCGAATTGGTCTCACATTTCTGTTTCCTGAGGATATAGCAGCAGGAGTAAAAGGGCCAAATGCAAAACCCTTGGAGCATTGCTTTGAATGCTGCTGCATTTTATGATCATGTTCTACACTATCGAGCTTAATATGCATTCCCGTATTTTCCTTCTGGTTTAACCTCCGATGAGCAGAGGAGTTTGCCTTCGTTCTCTTtagattttggtttgtaatttcAGTCCCAAACGTCCTCTTCTTTGATTCATTCAATTCCAAAGCTGTCGTTGATCCATTGTGGAGTTTGGCTCGCCATCCCAGCCACCTGAATGCTGGTTTCCTGCTTTCGGAGTGATGGGTCTGAAAATCAATCAACCAGATAAAGCTACGTAAGTTGGATTCATGTCGCAGATAAGATTAGGTTCGACACGAATATATTTACATCtctaagtttttttatatatttggcaGGTCCTTTGAGAGTCATATCTCCATACCCGTAACCGAGTATGTGTCAAGTACAAGTGTCAGACATGAATACTTCAAGGAGTTGGAGCAACATGGATGATAGATTGTACCTTCTCAATTAAATTCATGGAAGAAAACACATTGGCAATGTCATACAATCGTCTCACTTTTGCTGCAAAACAATTACCAGACAAAAGCATAAGTGATTGACTATTAGAATTTCAGACATGACATTAATAATGGTTTGTTGCTCGCTTACTTCTCACAGCAGTAGAATTGTGGACATCTCCCAGCAGAGCAATGGCTGCACTATCAAGGGTGATCAATTCAGCCTGTATaaaaataaatcagatattcgcCATAGACCATACAGGACAAATAAACCAGTTTATAACAACAAATCCACATAAAACAGTACGTTATCTTACATCTGAACAAAGGAAAAGCTTGACAAAGTTCTGTGTGATAAGCCAAAGGGATTTTTCTCTTTTGGTATCTAAGCAATAAACAATAATGCTGAGTAAATTAAATGAAGCAATTAAAGTtgaaaatattttacaataaaaGTGTCCCACGCATGAATTGATTGTATGTAAACACAATGATCTCTATTGCAAGTAGTATATTAGCAAATCAAAATAAAGAAGAACAGAAACTTTACCAGTACGTTTTGATGATTCTGAAAGATTATCTTGCCCTTCATTCTTCACATATGAAGAGTCTGcactttcattttcatctaaGACCTATGCAAAATAGCTCAGCTAGTTAAACATGGCAAGGCCAGAGAATATTAATAAGACCTCTATTACAGAAACAATAATCTGAATTCCTCAAATTTTACTTCGAAAAAAAGGTACAAACAGAAGGCCAGATTTTTAAGATATATTTAGACCCAATTTCCGCTTATATTAGATTAAGATATTGAAGCTAAAATTTTCTCAGCATACAGATGGAGTAAGAAAACCAAAGAAGAATTATACCCTTAATGATTTACTGCAATCTGAGAAACAGAAATTCTGTTTAAGAGCCTCTTCCTGTAAGCAGaacacatgataaatcaagtTCTTCAGTTTTAAacgaataaaaagagaaaaatgaaaagcAAAAAATTTAGAATCTACCTTAAGCTTCTCCAAAGCCTTTGGAATTTCTTCAAAACCCTTCCATAAGTATtggttctttccttttcttgccACTACCTAAACAAGAGAATGCCAAAAACCAACTCAAACTAATCTATTCACTGAACTAAACCAATAAAAAGGGTCAAAAAGAAACTGCATCTTACTCCAATACTCTCCAATATATTCACTACATCATATATACGACGACGTTCAACTCCTGAAATATGCAAAAGGGTTCCAGTAAAGCAAATTAATATgattttaatccaaaattgaattttaagacTTGAGTAGTCTACTTAATTAATGGGAATTCCGGTATATCTCCAAGAGTCCAAATTTGAACGAAAAAATCGATTAAAATTTcgcaataaacaaacaaaaaatttaaaaaaaaaaaactgtcagTAATGATTTCATTTCGCAACAGTGAAAGGAAAAAATAGAGTATAGACCTAGTTTTGAAGCCGCATCATCCAGTCCAATCGTTTGAACGCTGTCATGATTATACAACGCCAAAAAACTGATACAaaggaatttaaatttaaaaaccaaaaaaaacaaaaacaaaaacaaagaaacaTTTAAAGATTGAACAATATCAAATATAAGAAACTTAAAGGAGctgaaaaaaaattttacttggaGCATAAAAGGCCGAGAGATTTTTCTTTGCGGCAGTAAAGAGTTCGTGAATTAGATTCAGATTCTTGAGAAGCAAACGAAGACATTGATGTTTTCCCGAGAAAACCAAGATAACAAGAAACGTAAAAAGGAAAATTGGAtctatttattttcttgtttggtgaatgagaaagagagagaaaatatGATTGGCGGGTTTGAGAATTCAAACGTGAAATCAGATCTggtttttcctctctttttcattttaattcacGTTGGCATTTGGTTAATCCCGCGGATTCAAATTGAGATCTTGAACCGCGAATTTGCGTAATTACTCTTTTGTCCTTGGCTTTCCCATTGGGCTTATCTAAAAATAAAGTTCAAATTAAAATGGTATACGCATCCAAtacaaacaaaatttaattaataatttttttaatttttttacatttacattatttataaattttagtaatgATTAGTAAATGGATACCCACTCAGTTActctaaaacttttttttttaaatccttcCCTAATTACATTGAATGTAATTAAATTTAGAGTTGAGTCAGATGATATCTTTGAACAATGTCAAAGTTTTcctatttttttatcttaatccATTTGACTTAAACTCGAAACCTTGTTTGAAAGGCATTGAGCTCTTTACCATTTAACACAACAAGCATTGGTATACGCTGAAAATTATTATAatcttatttgttttatttattaacaaacaaacatgattcaaattatttttattttatttattatgagcttttttaataaaatattatcattaataGGAACTATGAATAATATGAATATAAAGATATAGTGCAAACGATGAATAAGACATTGTAAATTAATATGCAAATGTCATGTCCACTGAATAATCCCAAAAGAGGAGAAAGAAAAATCGACTATAGCCATAACACtcgaaaaatttaaaaacaaactaAAGATGCATCATCTTGATCAAACCATTAAAATTGCATCATAACCCTATCATTATCAGACCAACCTAACGATGAACTCCAATTAACCAAAAAACCAGGCCAATACCCTAAAAGACTCACCACATCAATGATGTACAAAAGGCCAAGTCTCATACAAGACATTGCAAATCAATACACAAATGCCATGTGGACTAAATAATCCCAAAAGAAGAAAGACAAACGGACTATAGCCATAACACTCAGAAAATTCAGAATCAAACTAAATATGCCTCACCTTAATCAAACCATTGAAATTATATCATAACCCTATTATTATTAGACCAACCTAACGATGAATTCTAATTAAACAAGAAATCACTATCAAGACCCCAAAAAACTCATCACATCAACGATACACAAAAGACCAAATCTCAAATAATTTATCTTTCTTATCAGTATCTTTGGTGCCAATTTTACAATATCATCATTCTTCCCTATCATGACAAGTCCCTCAAAAGATATTCTCATAAAAGATTTTATAATCGttgttaatttatattaaatctaATTTCGAAATGTATATAcgcttgatttattattttatatggcAAAATAACTTGATTATGAAGACTTTCTATCTCATCCGATCCAATAAGGATGGAATTTTTTTCAAGTGGGTTTAAGAGCGAGGAcgagtttttatttaatttttttaagatcaGATTTTGATTAAATCTACGCCGCCCCCGTCTTGGAATATTATCAAAATACtcctcttttaattttatatattttatttaaaaagttccaaaattttgaaagattttaACTTCTTTGATATGCTtattaggtatttttaatttttatattattttatattttttttttatttttttatacaatattgagGGTGGAGATGAGAAAGAGTTACACGATTTGAATCCGTATTAAACAAGTGTTTGATAGGAGTTTTATTCATCACTCTATACAAGTcaagatataatatatattttattcaagacataatgtcaaatttagcgcaagatgtttatatattttttcaatttagccctattcTCTTTTTTAAAGCTAAATCTGACTTTCAATCTTTTGAAAAGAGTTGAATTTTATCATCGACATTTCAAAAAGAATCAAAttgttttttaacaaaaatactgactaaaatgttaaatttttaaacgtGGTAGCTCGTATGGCGATCAACATGTATTTCAtgcttctttttttaatttttatgaatttttatttattttttgttgatgTCGTATATAAGACAAATAATGGCATATCAACATGAAATATATGTGGATTGACACACAGGTTACCACTCTAAATCACTAAAAAAATGATGTTTTAATCAGcatatctataaaaaaattaatttgactcttttaaaaatattaaggttcaaatttaattaaaaagaaataaaggtcaaattcataaaaatatttaaatttgatattatacatttatttaattttataaaatttaatataatataaaacatttatttaatatttcaagtgAAGTCATATGAAAgttaaagaatttttatttttccaaagtTGTATTAGGATACTAAGTgtgggtttggatggacgatGCGTTTAGTTGCTGTTAGTGTAGAAACAGTGGTGATGGTAAAATTAGATACTATAACAATACTGTGATGTGAgataaaaaataagctaaacgcaccgtacCGAATCATCCCTTCATCTAAACCTACactaaacttttaaataaaatcaagtCTGAAACTAGAATAGAGTGGAAAATGCAAAAATTCAATGAAGGTGGGAGATTGTCAGCTCTAATTTAACTGAATTTAGATGACAGTTTATCAAAATTCAACGCAAttgaaatttctttaaaatattagaatctgtattaaaaaaaatgaggttaccaaaaataatttaaagggcAAAAAGGGAATTTCATGTTAAAGGGCAAAGATTTAAGACTTACCACGTGCGGTTTAGGTGGCAGTGCGCTTAGTTAAAACGGGTGGCGCGCCAAAAGGTTTGGAAAGGCATCGGTATCGAGACTGAAACTGTTTTATTTGATCACGTGACTGTCCTTAGCCACTTAACCTCAATTATTCTGCAaactattattttaatatggcGTCGAGTATTGGATTCAATATTGATATTTGCCTAATTTTTCGGAAATTTTAATTGAACTTATGTATTAACTTTTTttatactaaatttatttttaataattttaaatttatcttttaaattgataattcaaaactaaatggacctaaaaatgaattaatagcttagtattaaatttatcttttaaaactattttttaccgtattaaatttatattaattttttaaaacatgtttttaacgttagatttatttattttaataatttaatttatcttgTTGCATATTTTATGTTTGTTATTGTAGcacattttttcttttccttttctctttctttcatttttttcaactctttttttattttttttttctcacaAGTCCCTACCTTAgatctttttctccttttttattaacaattttatagAGGATAAAATGACGAGATTGACAATTAATGATGATGAAGAGGAACCCAAGAAAATTGATTTGAACAATGATGAGGCAATCAAATAAATGGATTTCAATTTAATGGGATGCTTTCTTGCCACAAGTGTGGTTCATTTTCAATCTATGCGCAATACGATGACTCATTTCTAACATCCAACCAATGGTGTCTTCATCACATATTTTAAGTGAGAAGCAATCTTTTTTCAAGTTTTATTAAGAGATTGATGTTGATAGGATGGTTGAGGGAGATCCTTGGACTTTTAACAACAATCTTTTATTGATTCATTGCTTGAAAAACAATGAATATCCTATGCAAGTCCCTCTATTCTTTGTCAACTTTTGGGTTCAGATATGTTGGGGATAAACCTGATTatgcaacgaacaagtaaaataatgaagaaattaaaaagatcGAACATAAATATTTTACGTAGAAAACCcttctaaagaggataaaaaatcacgggcaaagataattacactaaaataaaaaaaaaacgaagagtacaaagatggagataaaccaaaaccctaaaacctaaaaataagaaccctcaaaacattgTAGCGATGTAAAAATTTTGCTTTGGTCGCTAgttgaggcgattatttgaaaatttgaaaatgaaatttcaGTTTTAAAAAGAGAAGGAGTCACCATCGACcatttttctaggtgtgatcggacacctaataaacattcttttttagaaaagaaaatttattcttgaaCAAAATGAAGGTCGAATTTGAGTCTACGCGAAAATCTAGAGAAATATAGGGTTCGAGAGTTAGTTGCGCACGAGAAAGGTATTAGCACCATCGCgacgcctaaaattggtatcttgttaaacttACACGTTGTCATAATTCTCAAGATAcaagtttaatttaatacttagttGGGATCCAattaaaatacgagaatttgaaatttttggttttttagaaggATGTCTCGTTTTTTACACGAGCCAATGAtatccacccaacatagcgatgaaatcagcGACTTAGTGTTGAAAATCGGTACGttgtcttatttatttttgaaattgattaaaaacataaaaaatatcatttgcaATAGGAAATTGTAAACAATGCAAGCGATAATACAATTaatgaaaaacattaaaatataatattagcataaacataacaataatattcacaacaaaaaataatgttctaataaaataataaaagaaatagtaTTTGTAGTAATGGTAAAAATACTAATATGCACATAAAAGGTATACACGGGTATGTATgttaatgatgatgataatgataataaaaataacaaatattatgtAATATGTGTAAAcaaacttataatttaagtaaaaaatgataaaataataatggaataaaTATAGACAAGTGCTATATGAAACAAAACAATGATACAGGATAATAggaaaatttcaaagtttgaaaTTACATAAAAGTGTAAccgaataaataatgaaataataaaatagaattaaagtaccatataaaaaaacataaatatataaaagaaaagctataataataatagtaattataataaaagtaataataataaatataacaatagtaatattagtgataaaaaataatagctataaaaacaaacataataaccatgacaataaagaataatagtaataataataataatgaaaataaaagtaatattaataatatattatattacgatagtaaagtaataacaatagtgataataataattaataagttaaattaattagtaataaagtaataaataaataaacataaaaaggaaagtgtataatataataataatattaaaataaggtaattaaaaatactaatatatatatatatgcatatataataaaaatatacactaatattattattaataataataatagtaataatattgaaatccaaaaagcaaatataaaaatattaaaataaagtaataaagaataatactatatataaatatatacatatacatacacatataataaaaatacacactaatattaataataatgataatagtaataatattaaaatacaaaaaaacaaatataatataataaaaatattaaaataaactaaaaaaactatgtataaatatatatacatataca
This window of the Gossypium hirsutum isolate 1008001.06 chromosome A09, Gossypium_hirsutum_v2.1, whole genome shotgun sequence genome carries:
- the LOC107888637 gene encoding E2F transcription factor-like E2FF isoform X1 — its product is MSSFASQESESNSRTLYCRKEKSLGLLCSNFLALYNHDSVQTIGLDDAASKLGVERRRIYDVVNILESIGVVARKGKNQYLWKGFEEIPKALEKLKEEALKQNFCFSDCSKSLRVLDENESADSSYVKNEGQDNLSESSKRTDTKREKSLWLITQNFVKLFLCSDAELITLDSAAIALLGDVHNSTAVRTKVRRLYDIANVFSSMNLIEKTHHSESRKPAFRWLGWRAKLHNGSTTALELNESKKRTFGTEITNQNLKRTKANSSAHRRLNQKENTGMHIKLDSVEHDHKMQQHSKQCSKGFAFGPFTPAAISSGNRNVRPIRDWESLASIYKPQYLNQALSDLFAHYMEAWNSWYAEVARKEEIH
- the LOC107888637 gene encoding E2F transcription factor-like E2FF isoform X2; the encoded protein is MSSFASQESESNSRTLYCRKEKSLGLLCSNFLALYNHDSVQTIGLDDAASKLGVERRRIYDVVNILESIGVVARKGKNQYLWKGFEEIPKALEKLKEEALKQNFCFSDCSKSLRVLDENESADSSYVKNEGQDNLSESSKRTDAELITLDSAAIALLGDVHNSTAVRTKVRRLYDIANVFSSMNLIEKTHHSESRKPAFRWLGWRAKLHNGSTTALELNESKKRTFGTEITNQNLKRTKANSSAHRRLNQKENTGMHIKLDSVEHDHKMQQHSKQCSKGFAFGPFTPAAISSGNRNVRPIRDWESLASIYKPQYLNQALSDLFAHYMEAWNSWYAEVARKEEIH